The Desmonostoc muscorum LEGE 12446 genome includes a region encoding these proteins:
- a CDS encoding DUF3616 domain-containing protein yields MPNSDLLNQVLLTFVDNFKEHREDLSAVLLTHQKYLWFGSDETSTIERLSLVDAEKFTDHQQFRVAEFISLPAPEDQEIDIEGLAYSDYYLWFIGSHSYKRKKPKPDNTDAKNLKRLAKIESEPNRYLLGRIPLIEGKLFSSCPHPQKPDVQLNAAKLEVTNQGNLLMTALAEDSHLGIFIKAAIPGKDNGFDIEGIGIYQNRIFLGLRGPVLRGWAVVLEIELEDSSPGLLKLRQVGEVNEVYKKHFIWLNGLGIRDLYVDGKDLLILAGPTMDLDGPVQLYRWINGVNLPENVFSNPDFVQDIPYGNREDHAEGITLFHDVTGIPSLLVVYDSPAKSRLVGNGGVIADVFGLG; encoded by the coding sequence ATGCCAAACTCAGATTTGCTTAATCAAGTTTTATTGACTTTTGTAGATAATTTTAAAGAACACAGAGAAGACTTATCTGCGGTGTTACTAACACACCAGAAGTATTTGTGGTTCGGGTCAGATGAAACTTCAACGATTGAACGTCTGTCTTTGGTTGATGCTGAGAAATTTACAGACCACCAACAATTTAGAGTAGCGGAATTTATCAGCTTACCTGCACCAGAAGACCAAGAAATTGATATAGAAGGACTTGCTTACAGCGATTATTATTTATGGTTTATCGGTTCTCACAGCTACAAACGCAAAAAACCCAAACCAGATAATACCGATGCAAAAAACCTCAAAAGACTCGCAAAAATTGAATCAGAACCCAACCGTTACCTCTTAGGAAGGATTCCTTTAATAGAGGGGAAATTATTCTCATCTTGCCCACACCCCCAAAAGCCAGATGTGCAGTTGAATGCTGCTAAATTAGAGGTGACAAACCAGGGTAATTTGCTGATGACAGCTTTGGCAGAAGACTCTCATTTAGGCATATTTATTAAAGCAGCAATTCCCGGAAAAGATAATGGCTTTGATATTGAAGGCATAGGTATTTATCAAAATCGAATTTTTCTAGGTTTGCGCGGTCCTGTATTGCGGGGTTGGGCTGTAGTCCTAGAAATAGAGTTAGAAGATTCTAGCCCTGGACTTCTGAAACTGAGGCAAGTTGGCGAAGTAAATGAAGTGTATAAAAAGCATTTTATTTGGTTAAATGGTTTGGGAATTCGGGATTTGTATGTAGATGGAAAAGACTTGTTAATTTTAGCCGGGCCAACAATGGATTTAGATGGGCCTGTGCAACTTTATCGCTGGATAAACGGTGTAAATTTGCCAGAAAATGTTTTTAGCAATCCAGATTTTGTACAAGATATTCCCTATGGAAACCGGGAAGATCACGCTGAAGGAATTACACTTTTTCACGATGTCACTGGCATACCTTCGCTATTAGTAGTTTATGACTCTCCAGCAAAAAGTAGGCTGGTGGGTAATGGTGGTGTAATAGCAGATGTGTTTGGGCTGGGGTAA
- a CDS encoding NIL domain-containing protein: MKKRVTLTFPKRAVQMPVTYVLAKEFNVAANIIRAQVAPNQIGKLVLELSGDIDQLDAAIEWMRSRHVNVSHTLGEIAINPDVCVHCGLCTGVCPTEALTLNPETYKLTFTRSRCIVCEQCIPSCPVQAISTNL, translated from the coding sequence GTGAAAAAACGAGTAACCCTCACCTTCCCAAAACGCGCTGTGCAAATGCCAGTCACTTATGTACTGGCTAAAGAGTTCAATGTCGCTGCCAATATTATCCGTGCCCAAGTTGCCCCAAATCAAATTGGCAAACTGGTATTGGAACTATCGGGAGATATTGATCAATTAGATGCAGCGATCGAGTGGATGCGATCGCGCCATGTTAATGTTTCTCATACCTTAGGGGAAATTGCGATCAATCCAGATGTCTGTGTCCACTGTGGTTTGTGTACTGGGGTTTGCCCTACGGAAGCCCTCACACTCAACCCAGAGACATACAAGTTAACGTTCACGCGATCGCGTTGTATCGTCTGCGAACAGTGTATCCCCAGCTGTCCTGTACAGGCAATCTCTACAAATCTTTAA